The Gemmatimonas aurantiaca region AAGCGGGAAGCCGCGGACAAGCTCTTCCAGGAGCTCGGTCCCGCGTTCGCCACGCGCCCGGGCGGCTACACGCGCATTCTCAAGACCGGCCACCGCAAGGGTGACGGGGCGGAGATGGCGCGGATCGAACTGATCCTCAGCTGAGACCACACCCATGGCCATCAATCGCAACCGCTGCTACAGCTGCGACAAGGGTGTTGCCTTCGGCAACAACGTTTCGCACGCGAACAACAAGACCCGCCGCACCTGGAAGCCCAATCTCCAGGTGGTCCGCACGCTCGAAGCGGGCAAGGTGATCAAGGTGAAGGTCTGCACCCGCTGCCTCGCGGCCGGCAAGGTGCAGCGCGCGCCGCGCGGTCAGGTCGCCGTCGCCTGATTCCGGTCTGTCGGGGTACAAGCGGGGAGCTCGCGTCGCGATGCTCCCCGCTTTGCCTATCCGCTCGCTTCTGAACCAGCCCGTCACTTCCATCGCTCTCCCCGCGTGAAGACTGCGCTCATCACCGGCATCACCGGACAGGACGGCTCCTACCTCGCCGAACTGCTGCTCGCCAAAGGGTACCGTGTCGTCGGAGTCGTGCGTCGCTCCTCGACCACGCCGTACGAACGCATCGCGCATCTCGTCGATCGGGTCGAACTCGTGTCCGCCGATCTGCTCGATCAGACATCGCTCACCGATGTCGTGCAGGCCACGCGTCCCGACGAGATCTACAATCTGGCCGCGCAGAGTTTCGTGCAGACGTCGTGGAATCAGCCCGTGCTCACGGGCGAGTTCACGGCGCTTGGCGTCACCCGCATGCTCGAGGCGCTGCGCAAGGCCGCGCCCGGGGCGCGCTTCTATCAGGCCAGCTCCAGTGAGCAGTTCGGCAAGGTGGTGGAAACACCGCAGCGCGAAAGCACGCCGTTCTATCCGCGTTCGCCATACGGCGTCGCCAAGGTGTACGGACACTGGATCACCGTGAACTACCGCGAGAGTTTCGATCTCTACGCGGTGAGCGGCATTCTCTTCAATCACGAATCGCCGCGACGCGGGCTCGAGTTCGTGACGCGCAAGATTTCCGATGGGGTGGCGCGCATCAAACTCGGATTGCAGCGCGAACTGCGGCTGGGCAATCTCGATGCCCGTCGCGACTGGGGATTTGCCGGCGACTACGTCGACGCCATGTGGCGCATGCTGCAGCAGGACACGCCCGACGACTACGTGATCGGCACCGGTGAGACGTATGCGGTGCGCGACTTCTGCGAGGCGGCGTTCAATGCCGTGGGCCTCGACTACCGCAATCACGTGGTGCAGGACGAGCGGTTCTTCCGTCCCGCGGAGGTCGATCTGCTGGTGGCCGATCCGGGCAAGGCGAAGGCGCAGCTGGGATGGATGCCGCAGGTGAACTTCAGCCAGCTCGTCGCCATGATGGTCGAAGCCGACCTCGCCCGGTACGCCGCCACCAGGTGAGCGCGGTGCGTCTGCCGTCGGTGGTCGTGCGATGAACGGTGCCGCGAGCCGGTCCCTGAACCGCGTCCTGGTCACCGGCGCATCCGGTTTCGTGGGACAGTGGCTGCTGCCCGCGCTGGTCGCGGATGGCGCGGAAGTGGTGGCCCTTGCCGTCGATGAATCGGCCGTGGGTGTCACGGCGCGCGGAGTGCCGACGATGCCGGACGGCATCCTCTGGCGCTTCGGCGACCTGCGCGACGACCGGTTCGTTGCCACGGTGGTGCAGGAGGCCAGGGCGGACACGGTGATCCACCTGGCGGCCATCTCCCATCTGCCCACGGCGGCGGCCGATCCGGCGCTGGCCTGGGACGTGAATGTCACCGCTACGGCGCGTCTGCTGCATCACCTTGATCGTGTCCGCGCGTCCGGTGATGCCGACCCGGTGATCCTGCTGGCCGGCAGCGCCGAGCAGTATGGCCGCGATGCGCGGCATGGCGCAGCGGCGGACGTGAAACTGGACGAGGACGCTGTGCAGGCGCCGCGCACCGTGTACGCCGCCACGAAGGCCGCGCAGGAAGTGCTGGCGTTCCAGTGCTGGCGGGCCTCGGGGCTCCGCACCATCGTCGCGCGCAGCTTCAACCACAGTGGACCGGGGCAGCCGGCGCGGTTTCTGCTGCCCGCACTGGTGGCCCGTGCGCGCGCGCTGGCCCATGCCGCACCCGGTACACCGATGCCGGTGGGCAACCTCTCGCCGATACGCGACTTCCTCCATGTTCGTGACGTGGTGGCTGCGTATATTTCGCTCTGTCAGCGGGGCACGCCGGGTGAGGCGTACAACGTGGCCAGCGGCACCGGATGGTCGGTGCGCGATGTCCTCGACCGGGTGATGGCGCGAGCAGGTGTCCGCGCCGTGCCCACCGAGGATCCATCACTGGTCCGTCCCGTTGATGTCCCCGTATTGATCGGGGACCCGCGGAAGCTGCAGCACGCCACCGGTTGGCGTGCAACGCGTTCTCTCGACGACATCATCGACGATCTGTTCCATGCCGAGACGTTCTGACCTGCACCGGATTCTCGTGATCGGCTCCGGGCCGATCGTGATCGGGCAGGCTGCTGAATTCGATTATTCCGGAACGCAGGCCACCAAGGCGCTGCGCGAAGAGGGGTACGAGGTGATCCTCGTGAACTCCAATCCGGCCACGATCATGACCGATCCCGAATTTGCGGATCGCACGTACGTGGAACCGGTGACGCCGGAGTTCGTCGAGAAGGTGATCGAGAAGGAGCGCCCCGATGCCGTGCTGCCCACCATGGGTGGACAGACGGCGCTCAACGTGGCGCTCGCGCTGCACGAGAGCGGGGTGCTCACCAGATACGGGTGTGAACTGATCGGCGCCAACGCGCGCGCCATCCGGGTGGCCGAGGATCGCAAGCTCTTCGCCGAAGCGATGGAGAAGATCGGGCTCAAGTGTCCCACCGGCCGCACGGTCACGTCGCTCGAGGAAGCGCTGTCCGCGGTCGAAGACACGGGATATCCGGCCATCATCCGCCCGTCGTTCACGCTGGGCGGCACGGGCGGCGGCATCGCATACAACCGCGAGGAGTTCGAGACCATCGTACGCCGCGGTCTCGATCTGTCGCCGGTGCATTCGGTGCTCATCGAACGCTCGTTGCTGGGCTGGAAGGAGTACGAGCTCGAAGTCATGCGCGACTGCGCCGACAACGTGGTCATCGTCTGCTCCATCGAGAACCTCGATCCGATGGGCGTGCACACCGGTGACTCCATCACCGTCGCGCCGGCCATGACGCTCACCGATCGGGAATATCAGGTGATGCGCGACGCGGCCGTGGCCATCATCCGTGAAATCGGCGTGGACGCCGGCGGCTGCAACATCCAGTTCGCCGTGAGCCCCACCACCGGTGAGCTGATCGTCATCGAGATGAATCCGCGCGTGTCGCGTTCGTCGGCGCTGGCGTCGAAGGCCACCGGTTTCCCGATCGCGCGCATCGGTGCCAAGCTGGCCGTGGGATACACGCTCGACGAGGTGCCCAACGACATCACGAAGACCACACCGGCCAGTTTCGAGCCGGTGCTCGACTACGTCATCGTGAAGTGTCCGCGTTTCGCCTTCGAGAAGTTCACCAGCTCCGATCCGGGTCTCACCACGCAGATGAAGTCGGTGGGTGAGTCCATGGCCATCGGCCGCACGTTCAAGGAGGCCTTCCAGAAGGCCCTGCGTGCGCTCGAGACCGGCCGTCCGGGGTGGGCCATCGCCGACCGTCTGCAGGACGATCGGTTGACCGAAGGCTCGAAGGAAGAATTGCGCGGCGCCCTGCGTCGTCCCACACCCGAGCGCATCTTCCAGCTCAAGCGCGCCATGCTGCTGGGCATGGACACGCAGGAGCTGTACGGCATCACGGCCATCGATCCGTGGTTCCTCGATCAGTTGCGCGAACTCATCGACGCCGAGCAGTGGTATCAGGGTCTTGCCGGCGTCGATGCCGAAGCCATGCGCCGCATGAAGCGGCTGGGCTTCTCCGACCGCCAGCTCGGCACGCTGCGCGGGCAGACGGAACACGAAGCGCGTGCCGAACGTTGGGCCCTGAATGTGCGGCCGTCGTACAAGATGATCGACACCTGCGCCGGTGAATTCCCGTCGAGCACGCCGTATCTCTACGGCAACTACGACGAGGAAAGCGAAGCGGCCACCGAGGGGCGCAAGAAGGTCGTCATTCTCGGTTCGGGCCCCAATCGCATCGGTCAGGGCGTGGAGTTCGACTACTGCTGCGTGCGCGCTGTGCTCGCGCTGCGCCAGCAGGGGTACGAGGCCATCATGGTCAACTCCAACCCCGAAACGGTTTCCACCGATTTCGACATCTCCGACAAGCTGTACTTCGAGCCGCTCACGCTCGAGGACGTACTGGAGATCGTGCAGCGCGAGCAGCCGGAAGGCGTGATCGTGCAGCTTGGCGGGCAGACGCCGCTCAAGCTCACCCGTCCGCTCGAAGCCGCTGGTGTGCGCATCCTCGGCACGTCGCCCGACGCCATCGATGCCGCCGAAGACCGTCGCCGCTTCGAAGCCATCGCGCGGGAACTCGGCATCGAGCAGCCGGCCAACGGAACGGCCACCAGTGTGGACGAAGCCGTGAAGATCGCCGAGCAGATCGGATTCCCGGTGCTCGTGCGTCCGTCGTACGTGCTGGGTGGACGCGCCATGGAAATCGTGCACGATGAACCGTCGTTGCGGGATTATTTCGAACGCGCGGCGCGGGTGAGCGAGGAGCGACCGGTGCTGGTGGACCGGTTCCTCGAAGACGCCTTTGAAGCCGACGTGGACGCGCTGTCCGACGGCAAGGATGTCGTGATCGGTGCGGTGATGGAACACATCGAGAGCGCCGGCATTCACTCCGGCGATTCGGCGTGCATCCTGCCGCCGTATCTCATTCCGCCCGCCGCGGTGGAGCAGATGAAGGCGCACACCATCGCGTTTGCCAGGCGCCTGGGTGTGGTCGGCCTGATCAACGTGCAGTATGCCTGGAAGGACGGGCAGGTGTACGTGATCGAAGTGAATCCGCGTGCGTCGCGCACGGTGCCGTTCGTGTCGAAGGCCATCGGCATCTCGCTGGCGTCGGCAGCGGCGCGGCTCATGCTGGGAGAGTCGCTGGCCGAAGTCGGATTCACCGAGGAGATCGTTCCGCCGTACGTGAGTGTGAAGGAGGCGGTGTTCCCGTTCAACAAGTTCCGCGAGTTCGATCCGGTGCTGGGCCCCGAGATGCGTTCCACGGGCGAAGTGATGGGCATCGACGACGACTTCGGCGCGGCGTTCATGAAGTCGCAGCTCGCGGCCGACAACGCGCTGCCGCGTGAAGGCGCGGTGTTCTTCACCATCAACGACAGCGACAAGCCCACGGCCGCGAAGCTGGCGCAGCGTTTCCACGCACTCGGCTTCTCGATCCTGGCCACCAGTGGCACGGCGGCATATTTCGCTGAACGGGGAATTCCGGCCACCAGCGTGCTGAAGGTGCACGAAGGCCGTCCGCACGGCGTGGACAAGATCCTGAACGGGGAGGTGCAGTTGCTCGTGAACACCCCGCTCGGCAAGCATGCACAGGTGGACGACGAGAAGCTGCGTCAGGCCGCCATCGCGAACCGTCTGCCGTACACCACCACGCTGACCGCGGCCAATGCGGCGTATGAGGCCATCGCCGCGCGTCGCACGCGCGAACCGGTGGTGCGGTCGTTGCAGGAGTGGCACGCGATCCTCGCCGCGGCGCGGGCGAACGATGCGGCCGCGCAACCGGCCGGCGTCGCGTGAGCACCATGCACCACACCACCACGACGATCATTCCCGGAATGATCACCCGCGCCGGCGAGGGACATGTCGGCGCGGATGTCGTGCTGGGTGACGGCGCCATGGTGCACGAGTCGGCCTATGTCGACAATGGCGCGGTCATCGGAGCCAACAGCCGCGTGTGGCACTTTGCGCACGTGCTCGGTGGCGCCGTCGTCGGAGCCCGGTGTTCGCTCGGGCAGAACGTGGTCGTGATGAACAAGGTCACCATC contains the following coding sequences:
- a CDS encoding GDP-mannose 4,6-dehydratase, translating into MNGAASRSLNRVLVTGASGFVGQWLLPALVADGAEVVALAVDESAVGVTARGVPTMPDGILWRFGDLRDDRFVATVVQEARADTVIHLAAISHLPTAAADPALAWDVNVTATARLLHHLDRVRASGDADPVILLAGSAEQYGRDARHGAAADVKLDEDAVQAPRTVYAATKAAQEVLAFQCWRASGLRTIVARSFNHSGPGQPARFLLPALVARARALAHAAPGTPMPVGNLSPIRDFLHVRDVVAAYISLCQRGTPGEAYNVASGTGWSVRDVLDRVMARAGVRAVPTEDPSLVRPVDVPVLIGDPRKLQHATGWRATRSLDDIIDDLFHAETF
- the gmd gene encoding GDP-mannose 4,6-dehydratase encodes the protein MKTALITGITGQDGSYLAELLLAKGYRVVGVVRRSSTTPYERIAHLVDRVELVSADLLDQTSLTDVVQATRPDEIYNLAAQSFVQTSWNQPVLTGEFTALGVTRMLEALRKAAPGARFYQASSSEQFGKVVETPQRESTPFYPRSPYGVAKVYGHWITVNYRESFDLYAVSGILFNHESPRRGLEFVTRKISDGVARIKLGLQRELRLGNLDARRDWGFAGDYVDAMWRMLQQDTPDDYVIGTGETYAVRDFCEAAFNAVGLDYRNHVVQDERFFRPAEVDLLVADPGKAKAQLGWMPQVNFSQLVAMMVEADLARYAATR
- the rpmB gene encoding 50S ribosomal protein L28, with amino-acid sequence MAINRNRCYSCDKGVAFGNNVSHANNKTRRTWKPNLQVVRTLEAGKVIKVKVCTRCLAAGKVQRAPRGQVAVA
- the carB gene encoding carbamoyl-phosphate synthase large subunit, which translates into the protein MPRRSDLHRILVIGSGPIVIGQAAEFDYSGTQATKALREEGYEVILVNSNPATIMTDPEFADRTYVEPVTPEFVEKVIEKERPDAVLPTMGGQTALNVALALHESGVLTRYGCELIGANARAIRVAEDRKLFAEAMEKIGLKCPTGRTVTSLEEALSAVEDTGYPAIIRPSFTLGGTGGGIAYNREEFETIVRRGLDLSPVHSVLIERSLLGWKEYELEVMRDCADNVVIVCSIENLDPMGVHTGDSITVAPAMTLTDREYQVMRDAAVAIIREIGVDAGGCNIQFAVSPTTGELIVIEMNPRVSRSSALASKATGFPIARIGAKLAVGYTLDEVPNDITKTTPASFEPVLDYVIVKCPRFAFEKFTSSDPGLTTQMKSVGESMAIGRTFKEAFQKALRALETGRPGWAIADRLQDDRLTEGSKEELRGALRRPTPERIFQLKRAMLLGMDTQELYGITAIDPWFLDQLRELIDAEQWYQGLAGVDAEAMRRMKRLGFSDRQLGTLRGQTEHEARAERWALNVRPSYKMIDTCAGEFPSSTPYLYGNYDEESEAATEGRKKVVILGSGPNRIGQGVEFDYCCVRAVLALRQQGYEAIMVNSNPETVSTDFDISDKLYFEPLTLEDVLEIVQREQPEGVIVQLGGQTPLKLTRPLEAAGVRILGTSPDAIDAAEDRRRFEAIARELGIEQPANGTATSVDEAVKIAEQIGFPVLVRPSYVLGGRAMEIVHDEPSLRDYFERAARVSEERPVLVDRFLEDAFEADVDALSDGKDVVIGAVMEHIESAGIHSGDSACILPPYLIPPAAVEQMKAHTIAFARRLGVVGLINVQYAWKDGQVYVIEVNPRASRTVPFVSKAIGISLASAAARLMLGESLAEVGFTEEIVPPYVSVKEAVFPFNKFREFDPVLGPEMRSTGEVMGIDDDFGAAFMKSQLAADNALPREGAVFFTINDSDKPTAAKLAQRFHALGFSILATSGTAAYFAERGIPATSVLKVHEGRPHGVDKILNGEVQLLVNTPLGKHAQVDDEKLRQAAIANRLPYTTTLTAANAAYEAIAARRTREPVVRSLQEWHAILAAARANDAAAQPAGVA